In Rhodamnia argentea isolate NSW1041297 chromosome 1, ASM2092103v1, whole genome shotgun sequence, the genomic window TTGTTGTTATTGAGCAGGAGGTACTCGAGTAGATTAAGATTTCCAAGCTGTCGCGGTATTTTCCCAGTTAGGGAATTGTAACTGACATTCAATGCAATCTGTAAGCTTGAGAGGGAACCTAACTCTGAAGGGATTTCACCAGAAAACCTGTTGCCTCCCATTTGCAACTCAGTCAAATGGGAGAGACTCCCTAAGGCCGAAGGTATATATCCAGAGAACTTATTATCCGACAACCTGAGAAGCTCCAAGTGTGAGAAAGTTCCAATCTCCGCTGGTAAATCACCCACGAAGCTGTTCTGGCTGAGATCTAGACGCTGAAGCAGGTTGCAGTTGACAATTTCACGGGGTATTTGTCCAGAGAGAGAATTGGATGAGATATTAAAGAACACTAGCTGAGATAAATTTCCTATTTGTACCGGCAGGTTAGACGCAAAGAAATTTCCAGCAAGGTCCAGCCTCTGCAACCTCTGACAAGACCCAATCTCTGCAGGAATTGGACCACTGAATTTGTTTTGCCCAAGCTCAATGGAAGACATATTTCCAAGTTCGCACATCGCTGAAGGAAAGCTACCCGCAAGACCGTTACTACCTAGACGAAGCTGAACCAGCGAGTGACAGTTCAGGATTCCATCAGGAATATTCCCATAAAGCATATTCGACTCAAGATTCAACAAAATGAGGTTGGAATGTCGACAAAGATGAGGAGGAATCCTTCCAGAAAGGCGGTTATCAGAAAAATCAACCACCCAAAGTGGACTGTAAATCCCCAGCCCCTGAGGAATAGCCCCAGCCAAGGAATTATCAAAGAGCTGCAACTGAATCATCCGTGATAAATACTGAAATCCAGACGGAATTGGACCAGTTAAATTGTTAATGGATAGGTCGAGCTTGGTCAAGTTCCTCAAGCCACTAAACTCATTTGGTATAACACCCGTCAGCTGATTCTGGAAAAGAAACAACAAGGTCAGGTTGCTAATTTTGCTGAATTCAGAAGGGATCTCACCAGACAAAGAATTCTCGGAGAAATCGATTTCTGTTGCCAAAGACAAATTCCCGACTTCCCTTGGGATGGTTCCATTCAACCGATTCCTGTAAAGGTACAACCTCTTCAGAGACTTGAGGTCCCCAATCTCGGAAGGAATCAGACCTTCGAGGCTGTTCTCATAAAGGGCAACAGTCTCGAGGTTGGTAcaatttccaatttcttttggaATATATCCCGAGAGCTGGTTATCCCAAAGAATCAAGTCAGTCAAGCTTCCAAGCATCCCAAGTTCCTTTGGCAATTCCCCTCCAATATCATTTTGGGCAACACCAAGATACCGCAAGTTTGTGCATCTACCAATTTCTGGCGGTAAGATACCAGAGATTGCATTTTGACCAGCTCGGAATGTCCTCAGGTTCTTGAGGTTTCCTATCGAAGTAGGCAAAGAACCAGTAATATTATTAGTGTATGCCACAAATTCAACTAGTGAAGATAAGCTCCCAAGTTCCTCCGGCAGTGGGCCCGATATTTTATTGTTGCATATATTCAAGACCGTCAGGGAAGACAGCTTGACCAGTTCAGCAGGAATTTCCCCATCAAACTGGTTGTTGTTTAAGTAAAGACCCCCCAAGCTTGAACAATTGCCAATCTCCTTGGGAATGCTCCCACTAATCGAATTATAAGAAATATCAAGATAAGTCAAATGAATCAAACCGCCAATACTGGGGCTCAAAGTCCCAGAGAGATTCATCGAGTTCAAATCGAGGGACCAAACGACAGGACTACTATCCAAAGTGCAATTCACACCTATCCATCTGCATGGCCTTTCATCCGAGGCATTCCAATTTCCCAGAAAATTAAATTCATCGTGAAGTCTACTCTTCATGTCTAAAAGATACTGCCCCTCAGAATTCAGTCCGGCTGCAATGCACACCATCAGAGAGGCAACTAGTAGAACAGTCCCAAACTCCGGTTCAGAAAGGCCACATGATTTTAAAAATCTAGACATGCTTAACACCTGGACGGGAATAATGTCAAGGGTTTATATCACCACTGGACGAGTCCTCCTGCATAATCGCCTCAGAATGCGATTTCGCAAAACTTTATCCCAAGCTGGAGCATTTAACCAATGTAGCACTCGGACAACGGTACTGAAATTGAAATCAATacgaaatattttaattaaaggATCTTTGTCTTGGATATATAGACAAAGGAATGCAAACAAATACCATTTTTCCCTCTATTACCTTCTCCATCATACAACGGTTGATGGATTTCCATCCATCACTAATAAAATCCAAATTCATTTCCGAACTCAAGAAACCCAAAATCAAAAAATACAAACTCATTCAATGTTCAAGTACCAAGGCGTATCTGATCAGTGAAGCATCTCAAAGAACCAACACTATCAGgtattcaaattcaaaaaaagttgaagagaacTTATGAGCATATTATACTGGGTTTCAAATAGAACTCCAGAAATCAACTGAAATATCACAGTTTCTCACGCACCGTACGAGCTCAAAACATGGGTTCTTTCCAGAATTTGTGGAAAACCAGATTATTAAGAGTGCCGAAATTAACATTTTTTGAGAAAGTAATACCGCATATTGAGCATGCTAATTCGTGTTTACAACAAAAGCTAAAAACTTTCTAAGAAAAGTACCTGCAAGAGATCAAATTACTGACCTTGAAGCTCTTAATTACTCAGCAAAGAAGGGATAAGGAAAAGCAGCAAATCACCAAGTCCTCGCGATCACTCGGAGACGCCGTGAAGCAACAAGCATTGAATTCATTCAGCACAGGAGAAGACCagaccaaaccaaaccaaacccagTTCTCCTTTCCCCAAGATCTTACTGCCTTCAAAATCTCCCCACACAACAAaccaaaaaactcaaattgcTATAAAACCAAACGAATGTTATTGgacaggcaaaaaaaaaaaagaactttctcTTCTGGTAACGTATGGAGGGCAAAAGGAATGATGATTGTGGAGGGATCTTTAGCAAATCGGAGAAGCTCTAATGGCCGACCAGGCATGCCTTCCctttcattctctctcctctttccctctctgATGCGTGTGTTCGTGTCTACTCGgggctctctcttttctctctctcgaaaGAGTTGGAGTAGTCGGGCTTCGCTAGCTCATtcatcgtctctctctcccttttgaGTGCTCGCAGAAAAGCAAATGTAAAACTGAGAACTTTCATGGTTATGGGTGCTTTTCCCCCTTTATAAAAATTTTCCTGGATATCTCCACTGGGACAGGTCGGCAGGTTGAGAGAGAAGAGCCATTGCAAGATtaaatcttttctttattttcccatGAATCTTCTCCCGACTCATTATTATTCATCAACATGAGTGAAGGCCTGAAGGGATTGAAGTTCCACATACGACAAGGAACCAAAAACGCAGTTTTCGCAACATGTGTTATCTTAACTTTTGGTGTTgtcgcacaaaaaaaaaaaaaaattgcttaagCGAAAAATAGGGATGAGGAATGGATCCTTAGATAAGAAGAtctcttttttggttgttttcGATTTGCCAAATCTTTTACTCGCTATCGTGAGGGTATTTAGTCAAGAAAAAGAAGTGAAATATATTCGAGTTTGTGCTAACTAAATTTCTTATATGGGTAATTTTCGCATTTGGATATGCGTAATTTAAATTTGATATAGATACTTGAAGTATGTTTATCCTTATCAATAGCTAGTAAGATCTTGTCCCAACTAATAAAAGTCGAAAATTATAAGCTTGAATTGAACCAATAGTTTTAGTGTGTGGAATTCGAATTTTACTAGCTTGCAAGTAAAATTGAGCTACTACGCATTTGACTAACATAAAGGAACAAAGAAAGGCATTCATGTCATGAACATTTATTAGAAATGGGATTGTGATATATTTAAATTATGCCACACTCAGTTGCCCAACCTAAGAAGTAAGAATCCTGTTTTTTAAGCTTATAGACCTGGCCCATTAGACCATATGtaattcttaatttttaagTAAATCATGTAATAAAGTAAAGTTTTGATACATTAAAATCTGAGTATGTAACAACATTTTGATTGCTCATTGCTTATGATCAGCTGGGAGACCCCTAACCTTTTTCCTCCCCTACTAGAAAGTCATGTAGGAGCCAAGGCCTGTATAATTTCAATATTAATTGAACATCACAGTATTAAAACACAATGCTTCATTTAATCAATTGAACTTCTCTACAATAACACATGATCTAGGAAGTGGTCCCCTTTGAGCCTACCAGTGCAAAAGATAGATTTGATgtctttggtttttttcttttcttttcttttttttttttttttttgagcagTGAAGGTGGAAGGTGGGGTTGAGACTTGAGATAGCTGCTTAAGCTGTCCAACCATGTCCAAATCAAAAAGGTCCATGTTTGTGGATTTTACCAGTCCAACACCCAATGATGAAATCTTGAAAGTTTATTTTTGTGGGGGACCCCTAAGTGATATTGATagggaaagaaaattaaaaaggaaaatgtgatTACATAATGGAGAAAAGTGGAAGTGATGGAGAACATGTCATGCCACGAGTGGGTTTTGTCATTTCCAGATGGGAGGACAAATGGAGATTGGGCATACGACCATGAATTTCATGTGCTCTCCATCATGATCTGTGGTTTGGTTCACATCCACTTAAGACTTAGAAATTTGTAAGGTCACATGAGAATTTATGGCCTCCTTAGGCTTAGCTTCAGGGAAAGATGAGATGAATGGGAGAGGTGGTGATTATCCTATCCTAGctaggattttcaactttcaCATGCTCTTGACTTAtcagattgtttttttttttttgtgaaaagagACTCCCTTCCTAATATCAACGGTGGAGATCTTGCTTTCCTTGGATGGCATGGGATAGGATCAGATCTTGTAGAGCATGTCAAATTTCACAATTTGTTTCTATCATTGCCTTTTTTCCACTtctttagaagaaaaaaaaaatggtaaacaAAAAGTCATGAATTCGTAGAGCATTGTCGATCATCATCAGAAGCCTTTCACGGTGCTCCTTGCGAGTTGTGATTGACGGCACCTCGACTGTTGCCGCCACCGTAACGACCCCAAGCGAGGGCTTCCCATAGCGGGGGAGATGGCTGCCAAGACCATCATATCCTAGCCGATGGTGGCTACCACAATTGCTGCCACTCCATCTTTTCGCAAAGAATTAACTTTTAAATAATCAAGATAGATTTTGATTTGatacgaagaaaaaaaaaaccatagtGACAGCTTTGTCTTTGCAATTAAGTGTATTAATCAAGGGTTAAGGTCCTAACTAGATAAGAAAGTTCATAAATGACATTGAACAGTCGGAAAAAGTTCTAagtagaaatgaaaaaaaaaatcttaaaggaAGCTTAGGCAGTCTAAGACTAGATTTTTTAGCTCACATTATCACTAATCATTGAGcaagagggataaaaaaaattcttctagTAACACTCAAGATGTTCCAAACAGATTTTGTCACTTTGCCATTGCTAGAGAATGACTATTTATAGCTTAATCATTTCTTTCTTCAGTGGTCCGTTAAATTCGCCATTTGTAGAGATGATGCAAAGGACCCAGACTAGTCTGATTATAAGTCCGGAATAAACTAAATTCCTTCCGAGAATCACCCAGTTGACATGGTTACCAAGGGATTAACATGATGAGAATTATGTTAAATGCAACGCATCATCCCGCGAATTACTTCTGAATAAATTAATTgcataaattaataaataatatttaagaATTATAGCATTTCATGATTCATTGGTAAATCCACTTTGATTCTTGATTAACCAATAATGTGGGATCATTAATGTAGTTAAAGCTATGTAGCGCAGAAAATTCTAGGGTTTGGATGAgactttttctaacccttttgcCTTTTTAATTGACGTAGAACCAAATCATATAATAAAATGAGGATGATGTATAAGGAACAGTCGGGATAGCTCAGCTAGCAGAGTAGAAGACTGAAAATCCTCGTGTCACCAGCAATAAGGAAAATTTGCACTTAACAGTGCCTTTGCTCTTCTAGTGCTATTAGTGGCCAGCCCTTTGTAGATCAAAACTTTCATTACTAATCTTGTTTAGCGAGTACTCAGGAAACACATATTCGCGAGACCCATGTATATCAAAGTAAAATTGTATTAAGTGCCTCGAGGGCACTAGTTAAGACTTACAACTTATTACCATTTTCCGTTTGTCAAGTTAGATGGTGTTAATGAAAGGAtcttattgcactttttttgaaagtattaggattcaattgcactttcgtaacgaattttagaactcgattttactttctaaaaattttaggactcaattgtacatTCGTGATAGATTTCAAGACTTCCGGTGCACTTGTTCCCTCTAACGTTTTCCAGAGAGGAAACCTATACGTGTCCATCTATGCTTATTCCATATATCTTCCCTTACAAAGAATTGTCAACCTTGCGTTCTCGTGCAGCCTAAAAAACTGCCTTTTCTCCCTCCAGCATTAGGTTTCATTGGGTTAGACAAACCCCAAACCCAACTTATCTTAAATTCAGTGCCAAAGATAATGataaagcaaaggaaaagaaaagtggaaAAGGGAGGTTGCCTTGCATCTTGTGCATGCACTATTTAATACTTGAGGGATTGACCCATTAAATTGGTAAGGGGTTGGGATGTTAGATCTGCCCAAATTAGGGTTGACTCCACCGTCAACATGCCtacatttttctaatctctctctgtctctcatcctttgctttgcccATCAGATTCGGGTTGGAAGCGCGTAATGTGGATTCCTAGTCTCCTCGGTCAACCCTCGATGTGTGCGTGAGAGAGACACAGAGATTTAGAAATGAGGGAGGCGAGTTATACGGGAAGAACAGAGAGAATACAATAGAATGGTTTGAATTGATCAAggggtttgggggggggggggggaagacCATAAAAATGGATGGAGAAAGGGGAAAAGGTTGTCCATGTGATTGAACATTGTCTTTTTCATGGAGACACCCGAGATATTAACTCcggcttcctcttcttcttctccttatacctaattcttttttgggaaaatttcaaaaaaaaaaaaaaaaaaaaagaggcctaAAGATTCGTTTTCTCACATAACTGCGTGAAGTAGCCGTATcgttctcaaataaggacttgaagtggtCATAATAGTTtgcttcaaataagggtatgacaACGACCAACTAAATATTTTGGCCGATCGGTGGCATTTTCAtccaaagaaaattttaattttgaattctttttttcttttctttcttctcatttctttttttcttctttgttgggACCGGTGAGGGCCTAGCAACCCTCGTCGAGCCCCTCCGGGCATCAGCAgtggcaaaagagaaaaaaaaaataaaaacaaaataaaaaaaaaaaaggaaaaaataaaataaaaaaagtaaaagacaaaattgcccTTTACTAGCTTGAAGGTCGGGCCATTCTTTGAGATCGATCTAACCATttgagacctttatttgaaataagatctacTCCGGCCGGATGGATTAAACTGCCACAAATGCAAAGGGTTTAAGAaggaattgaccaaaaaaaatatttaggaatgaattgcaaagtttatgacttattttGTAATTCTCCCCTCCTTAATCCCACacctaattcttttttttcccccttttcttgtAATACCTTTGATATGATGACCTAACTCCATTAATGTCTTAATGGGGGGTGATTGTGGGGTGACAAGCTAAGTACTACGTACTAAGATGATACTTATTCTTGTCCTTTTATTTTATAAGTGAACATAATAAATTGAACTACTGGGGGAAGAATCTCTTCCTAAGCTGATTAACTTAGTCTGAGGTAGGTGAAGTAGAGAAGATTGCCTTTCTTCGCTCGGGCATTCTACTTTGTTGCTGTCCTCGGAGACGATGGATTGGATTCTTGGAGATGGATCATTAGGAAGTGAGAGTATCGAATTGCAAGTACTTCCTCTAAATCTTCCATTCATTTCTACTTCCCTAAAGAAGGAAATTTTGACCGGTGAATACTAAGGGTGTGATACCGGGGTTGATTGCGGGGTCTACATAGATCCCACTTGTATTCTTAAGTGAACGATTGTAGTGAATTATTACctttaatgaccatcatttgctCCCAAAATCTACTAACCATGATGTTCACAAAATTCTCAACGCAAGTGTACATGTCAAACGAGTAATATAATGATGAGAAAAGATATCGTCCCCTAGAGATTGATgattaataaactaattaaatactaaaaatggactaattcaccacccacctgggtggcaccgctggttcgcgcacttttcctctcgcaaaaggtcgagtgttcgaatcccggtGGCGTTGCGGGGTGATttaaccggtggcacgtgtgtggtggctagcacgtgttgcccctaGGGTTTACCCCTCGtttgccggccgtgcgggggttccctgggtcgCCAAAACAATAAAATGgactaattctaaaatttatctaacaagtaaaaataaaattgagaataaaataaaattaacaatcTTAAAGGTAAAAGTTTGGAACTAGATgcagtaaatcaatcaaataaatacgtTAGAGCATCTAATTTCACCATAACCACTAAACATGAACTTGGGATCTTTACGCAGACAAGAACAATGTTAAACATATGATAGTGGAATTTTCTCTGCTATTTACTATCCTATCTCTAGGTATAGTAAACCTACTCGGTTTATCAATCTACTATATCTCTATGTGAATTTAAATAAACATAAGTGCATTaaaatttatgaatattttcgaTTTATAATGAGTCTTCTAGATCACCTTATCGCCGAAAACTACACAAATAACATGGTATATTTCTATCCACATTATAATTCATGGTTATATATTATAAGAAGCAATTGCATAGTACCACTTCTCAGTCTCAAACATGCAAATCAGATCACTCAAATAGTGGCCAATCATTTAAAAGCATTAAGCACAATAATATATAACTCACATGAATGAAATCACTTGCAAAATATAAACATCAAGAAATTCATATCTTTATGGTCGGGCTATATCGTAgccctaacaaaagaaaattagaacataatagaagaaaaaatataaatataaattaaatcaaACATCTTGAATCAAAGAGCAAGAATTTTGTCACCACTTTGTCTTCTCttaaaaatacttgaaaaactccaagaacaaaagaacatgCGAAAGGTCAAAAACGTAGACGTCTCTCCCAAACTCTTTTTGTTATCCTCCCTCTCGAATAACATTCAAGACTccggaataaaataaaatcctaaagATAACATTAAGATATCCTAAAAACAAGGTAATCTTCTGACAATTTGGTATTTATCTTCTAACAATTCTGCTGGTGACatcttgatttctttctttctttttttaccttATCTTCTACATTTATCATTATCCTGTACaaacaaggaaaatttgaataaataaaaggaaattcaaatattttctcaaagatattatattatttgttgcctaaaataggtaaaataacTCTATTTCTAGAGTTATCACATGACTTCTATTTaaacacataaaaaatataataccTTATCAAAGTAAAAGTGTTAGTTATGGATATCGCCGGAAATGAAAACTCGGACTAACGGCTCCAGATTACATACTTTTCATCAGACGCCATGGAATATTGCGGGATCGGGCGAAGACAATAGAACAAGGAAAGCACAAAAACTTGTTGCTGATTTTAAATTCTATCTCTTGGAGCCTGGAACTTATCTGTCGAAATTTGTTccctaatttttaaatattagaaCATATCCTGTATGTCCTAAAACTTGGAAATTACCATATTTCCACCAATTCGATTCTTCAATTCCCGATTTTATCCTAAAACCATGCTTATCCTTGACAAATACTGGTTAATGAGTTTCTAGAGGTTTTGTTAGCCTAATCGTTAGTTAAAACTTAAAAGCTAATTTCGTTGGTTATTCAACTTCA contains:
- the LOC115743424 gene encoding probable leucine-rich repeat receptor-like protein kinase At2g33170, with the protein product MSRFLKSCGLSEPEFGTVLLVASLMVCIAAGLNSEGQYLLDMKSRLHDEFNFLGNWNASDERPCRWIGVNCTLDSSPVVWSLDLNSMNLSGTLSPSIGGLIHLTYLDISYNSISGSIPKEIGNCSSLGGLYLNNNQFDGEIPAELVKLSSLTVLNICNNKISGPLPEELGSLSSLVEFVAYTNNITGSLPTSIGNLKNLRTFRAGQNAISGILPPEIGRCTNLRYLGVAQNDIGGELPKELGMLGSLTDLILWDNQLSGYIPKEIGNCTNLETVALYENSLEGLIPSEIGDLKSLKRLYLYRNRLNGTIPREVGNLSLATEIDFSENSLSGEIPSEFSKISNLTLLFLFQNQLTGVIPNEFSGLRNLTKLDLSINNLTGPIPSGFQYLSRMIQLQLFDNSLAGAIPQGLGIYSPLWVVDFSDNRLSGRIPPHLCRHSNLILLNLESNMLYGNIPDGILNCHSLVQLRLGSNGLAGSFPSAMCELGNMSSIELGQNKFSGPIPAEIGSCQRLQRLDLAGNFFASNLPVQIGNLSQLVFFNISSNSLSGQIPREIVNCNLLQRLDLSQNSFVGDLPAEIGTFSHLELLRLSDNKFSGYIPSALGSLSHLTELQMGGNRFSGEIPSELGSLSSLQIALNVSYNSLTGKIPRQLGNLNLLEYLLLNNNNLTGEIPSSFEGLSSLLVCNFSYNDLSGPLPSAPLFQHMPISSFIGNKALCGEPLGNCNANPSSESIRPLTSVDIPKGKIITIVAAVVGGVSLLLIAVIIYFMRRPSETVASMEDKESPYPENDIYFPPKEGFTFQDLIEATNNFHDSYVVGRGACGTVYKAVMNSGLIIAVKRLASDRDSNNIENSFRAEISTLGKIRHRNIVKLFGFCYHQGSNLLLYEYMAKGSLGELLHGPTCSLDWPTRFSIALGSAEGLAYLHHDCKPRIIHRDIKSNNILLDENFEAHVGDFGLAKVIDMPQSKSMSAVAGSYGYIAPEYAYTMKVTEKCDTYSYGVVLLELLTGRTPVQPLDQGGDLVTWVRQYIRNNSFSSGMLDARLDLEDKATIGHMITVLKLALWCTNLSPLERPSMREVVSMLVESNEQEGNLILSPTYNSCSKDNPS